The Ruminococcus bovis genome includes a region encoding these proteins:
- a CDS encoding toprim domain-containing protein codes for MLRIKEAVVVEGKYDKIKLKGIIDAPIIETNGFRVFKDKEKQNLIRQLANKRGLLIITDSDSAGFVIRNFLKGIVKDSTIKQCYIPQLKGKEKRKEKPSKEGYLGVEGISDEEIINAIKRSNATIEGENVKQTEEITKNDFFELGLTGRDNSKVNREKVLKYLDLPTYLTTNAMISALNVLVTKDEIKEILEKN; via the coding sequence ATGCTAAGAATTAAAGAGGCAGTTGTTGTAGAAGGTAAGTATGACAAAATAAAGCTAAAAGGCATTATTGATGCACCTATTATTGAAACAAACGGTTTTAGAGTTTTCAAGGATAAAGAAAAGCAAAATTTAATTAGGCAACTGGCAAATAAAAGAGGACTGCTGATAATTACAGACAGTGACTCAGCAGGTTTTGTAATTAGAAATTTCTTAAAGGGTATTGTAAAGGACAGTACAATTAAACAGTGCTATATTCCTCAGCTAAAGGGTAAGGAAAAGAGAAAAGAAAAACCATCAAAAGAGGGTTACCTAGGTGTTGAGGGTATTAGTGATGAAGAAATTATAAATGCAATCAAAAGGTCAAATGCCACTATTGAAGGGGAAAATGTTAAGCAAACCGAAGAAATTACAAAAAATGATTTCTTTGAACTTGGCTTAACAGGTAGAGATAATTCAAAGGTAAATAGGGAAAAGGTGCTAAAGTATCTTGACCTACCTACATACCTAACAACTAATGCAATGATTTCAGCTTTAAATGTGCTGGTTACAAAAGATGAGATAAAAGAAATTCTAGAGAAAAATTAA